CATCGGCGCGCTTACCTGAGCCGGACTGACGGTCTTCGGCGGCGCGGCGGCAGCTGAATTTTCGGTGGGAGCAGCGGCGTCAGGCGTTGCAGTCGGAACGCTGGCCGTCGGCACGGCGTCGCCGCCGCCGCAGCCGGCGAAACTCAACAGGGTGCAAGCGGCGCTGCAAACGGCCAAGGTGGGGAGCCAAGGTAGGAAGTTTAGCTTTCGCATCGAACATGCCTCAATGAAAACGCGGCGGGAGTCGTGTCCACATCCGTTTGGAAAGAGCGACCCAAGCGTCGCATCGTGCGGGATTCTAAGAGAATGCCGACATGAAAGCAGCGCCGATTTTCACGCAAAACTCTGCAATTGCGCGAGGAAATGACTAACTGCTAGCACCAAATTCATTGCCGGCGAAGATGGTCCGCCCGCCGTCCACCGGCAAGCAAACCCCCGTCACGAAGGGATTTTCAACCAAAAACAACGCCGCATGCGCTAAGAACTCTGGTTCTCCCTTTCGTTTGACCAGCGTTCTGGCGATATCTCGCGCGATTTTTTCCTTCGATGCGTCCGGAGGCTGCATCACTTGGCCCGGCAAGATCGCGTTGACGCGAATCCCTGGATTGCGCGCCGCCAATTCGACCGCCAAACTGCGGGTCATCGTCGGAATCGCTCCTTTCGAGGGAAAATAATTCGCATAGTCGGGATAAGGACGCACCATCGACCAATCGCCGATGTTGATGATCGCGCCCCCTTTCGGCTGGTCGATCATTCGCCGACCGGCCGCCTGACAACAGAGAAACGTACCGACCGTATTGACGTCCAATTGTTGGCGCAGGTCGGCGGCGGTCACTTTGTCAAATCGGACGGGAGACCAAATCGCGGCGGTATTCACCAGCACGTCGATCCGCCCAAAGTAGAAATGAATGCTGTCAAACATTGCGTGAACGGCCGCTTCATCCGCCAGATCGGCGACGAAGGCCTTCGCTTCGATATCGCGCTCGCGCAGCATCGCGGCCGTCTCTTCCGCTTCGTCCAGCGACGAGTTGGCGTGCAGCGCAATGCGGTAACCATGATCGGCCAAATAGAGCGCCACGGTTTTGCCGACGCGATCGGCGCCGCTGCCGGTAACGACGGCGACCGGTTGCGGATTGCCAAACAGCGCGATCAGTTTTTCTTGCGGATCGGTCATAGCGGCTAAATATCTTTGACGGGATGTCCGTGGTAATCGGCGATGATGTCCCAAGCCTGGGCTGGCGAATCGGCGAAGCTGACCAGATCGAGATGCTCGTCGCGAATCACGCCTTCGTCCGCGAGGAACTGAAAATTGACGACCTGTTTCCAGTAGTCCGATCCGTACAAGATGATCGGGATCTCCTGCATCCGATGCGTTTGCCGCAACGTGAGCGCGTCAAACAGTTCGTCCAGCGTCCCAAATCCGCCGGGGAACACGATCAGCGCCTTGGCCCGCACCAGAAAGTGCATCTTACGCATCGCAAAGTAGTGAAACAAAAAACACAACTCTGGCGTCACGTACGGATTGGGATGCTGTTCATCAGGCAACGTGATGTTCAAACCAATCGTGGGAGCTTCGGCTTCGAAGGCGCCGCGATTGGCCGCTTCCATCACGCCGGGTCCGCCGCCGGTAACGATCACGTAATCGCACTGACCGTCGACGTGACAATTGGTCGAACAAATTTTGGCGAACTGTCGCGCCTCTTCGTAATAGTGCGACTTGGCGACCACCCTCTCGGCCCGCGCCAAATCACGCATCCGCCGCTGATCGGTCGGCGCGGCGGCCAGCGCCGACTTCGCCTTGTCCAACCGATCTTGGGCGATATGCGTCTCCACGATTTGCGTGCCGCCAAACACGATCACCGTCGAACGAATGTTCATCCGCTTAAAAGCGAGTTCCGGCTTCAGGTACTCCAGTTCCATCCGGACGGCGCGCAACTCTTCGCTTTGCAAAAAGTCGGTATCGAGCTCCGCCATCTTGTAGGTCGGCGACTTCAAGATCATCGAAAGATTGTCACCGATCTTATTGTCCACCATGCGCGTTATTCTCCTAGCTCGAACGAGTCACCCAGTTGGGGAATGATCGTGTCAAATTGATATTGGTCACGCAGCGCCGCGGCGAATGAAGCGGCGCTGTCTGGTTCGCCATGCGTGATGAACGTTTTTTGAGGCTTCGGCAAATCTTTCAGCCAGCGGAGCAATTCGCTTCGCCCAGCGTGCCCGCTCAGCCCCGACACGCTGTCGATCGCCGCACGCACCGGAATATCCTGGCCATGGATCCGTACGAACGAACGACCTTCCTGCATGTCGCGGCCGCGCGTTCCGGCGGCCATATAGCCCCCCAGCAAAACCGTATTTTTCGGATCTGGCAACCGTCGCTTCAGATGAAACAAAATGCGGCCGCCGGTCATCATTCCCGACGAAGAAATAATCACCGCTGGCCCCGTGATCCGGTTCAACTGTTTGGAGCGCTCGTGATCCCGCACCAATTCGACATTCGGTCCATCCAACACGCTGCTGGGCGGGGATAGCTGACCTTCGCTCAGATCATGATCGGCGGAAAACGTGCGGAAAATTTTGGTCGCGTCGACGGCCATTGGACTATCGAGAAAGATCGGTATCCGCGGAATCCGTCCTGCATGCATCAAGACTTGCAGCAAATAGATCAGCTGCTGCGATCGCCCTACCGCGAACGCGGCGAACAACATCACGCCGCCACGTTGGAACGCTTTGTTCACACGATCGGCCAATATATCCAAGACATCTTCTTCCGGATGATCTCGATCGCCGTAGGTGCTTTCGCAAATCAAATAGTCGCACGGCGTTGGCGGCGAGGGATCGAAATAAAGAGGAGCGTCATAGCGGCCAACGTCGCCTGAGAACAAGATTCGGAGCGGCGGATCCCGATCACGGATTTCCATCTCGATCATATTCGACCCGAGCAAATGCCCCGCGTCATGAAAACGAACCCAGACAGGATCGAGCAACTCGCGCCACTCGCCGCGTGGAACCGCTTTCAAGCGTTTGATCGCGCGTCGCGCATCTTCGGCGTTGTACAGAGGGAGCGCCGGCGTGTGCTTCGACAACTTCTTGCGATTGAGATAGTCGGCGTCCCGCTTTTGATTTTTGGCCGAATCGAGCAGCAGCAGCTTCGCCAGTTCTTTGGTGGCCGGCGTGCAGATGACCTTGTTGCGGAAGCCGTCGCGCACAAACCGGGGGAGAAAACCGATATGGTCAATATGCGCGTGGGTCAACACGACCGAATTGACCGAGCCAGCGTCAAACGGCAACTTCTTCCAGTTCAACTCACGCAGCTTTTTCAAACCTTGAAACAAGCCGCAGTCGACCAAAACTTTCGCTTTGCCGGCTTCGACCAGATATTTCGAGCCGGTAACCGTCCCGGCGGCGCCGTAAAAAGTGATTCTCGCCATGCGGTTCACTTCGATCCTTCGCGCTGTTCATGATGCGGTGCTAAGCAGTCGGTTAATTTTCGACCAACTGCTAGGGTGGCCCAATTGTAGATGTTCGCATCGCGCGGGGCCAGTCGCATCAATAGTCGGCGCTATCCGACGGCGTCAGCTTGAACAGATAGAAGAGGAGCGCCAGACTGGGCCCCAAAATCACGGCGCCTGCCGCGACCGCGCCGATCATCGCCCACAATACGGAATCGGGCGCCTTCGAATCGGCCAGCGTCAAAAACGGAGGAGCGATCACCGGGTACTGGGCGATTCCCCAGCCCCAGATAATATTGGCGGCGGCCAACATCGTACACGCGGCGGCCGGCGTATACTTTCGCCACAGCAAGAGCAGCAGCGAACCTGTTCCGCAAACCGCCGAAAGTGCGACCAGCGGCCAAGCGCGGGTCGCAAAACCATGCGCAAGCTCCGGCGCTTCGAGCGAAACAAAGACCAACCCCACGGCCGCCAACACGCCCATCCAAATTCCGGTCGCCAACGCGCGCTGGCGCCAAACGAGCGTTAGTTCGACCTCGCCTGACTTCTCCGCTTCGCGGGTCAAAAAGACCGCCGCCAGGTAGCAACAAAGTCCCACCGTAAAAAACGCCGTGAAGAGCGCCATCGGCGTGATCCAGTCGGTCAGGTAATTTCCTTCATACACGCCGGCGGCGTTGATCTTCGAGTCGCCAGAAGCCAACGTCCCTGCGATCGCGCCCAAAAAGAAAGGCGCCGCAGCTGAAGCGCCGGCGAACAGAGTCCGCCAAAATTGCTGCTGACGGCCAGAGTCGATCGAATAAGCGCGAAACACGTACCCGGCGCCGCGAAAGACAATCCCCACCAACACCAAAAACGCCGGCACGATAAACGCCGAGCACAATGCTTGAAACGCCAACGGAAACGCGGCGAACAACACGACCAATACAAAGATCAGCCAAATGTGATTCGCTTCCCACACTGGGCCGATCGCATGGTAAAGCAGCTTGCTTTCTTTCTCGTTCGACTGAAACGCGGTGTTGATTTCCCAGATGCCGGCGCCAAAGTCAGCGCCTCCCAGCAGCAAATAGAGGGTCGTCGCCGCTCCCAGCACAATTCCCACGATCAGTTCAGGCGACATCGGCATCCTCCGGCATCGGTTGTTTCGCCAAGATCCGCAGCACCGAAATGCAGCCGATTGTCAGCACCAGATAAATCGACATCGTCACGGCGAAAATCACCCACACGCCGGGCGCGTGAGTCACCGCATCTTTGGTTCGCAAAAAACCATGCACGATCCAAGGTTGACGCCCGACTTCGGTGACCGTCCACCCGGCTTCCATCGCCAATACGGTCAGCGGCCCACATGCGAGCAGCGTCAACAGCCACCAGCGGCGCTCGTTCCAAGCCGATTTGCCCCACTTCAGCAAATAGCCCGACCACAGTCCGACGAAGATCAACAGCGTGCCGATCCCGACCATGATTTGAAACGCCATGTGGACGATCGGCACTGGCGGATGCAGATCCTCTGGAAAGGCGTTCAACCCTTTCACTTCGGCGGCTGGATTTTCGTACGCCAACACGCTGAGCATGCCGGGGATCTCAATCGCATAGGGAGTCGTCTTCGTCTCTGGATCAGGTATCCCGCCGATCCGCAGCGGCGCGTAGGTTTCGGTTTCCCATTGCCCTTCCATCGCCGCCAACTTGATCGGCTGCGTCACGGCGACCACATGTCCCGCCCAGTGCCCCACCGGCCCTTGAACCAAAGCAAAGAAACCGCCCAGCAGCACGCCCAACGTCAACGCTCGCCGCTGATACAAGCCGTTACGTCCCCGGAGGATTTCCCATGCGTAGAAGGACGCTGCCAGAAAGCCGGTCACCATATACGCGGCGACAATCATGTGCGTCGTTTGTGCGCCGGTCGCCGGATTCAGCATCGCCGTCCAAGGCTGCACGTCAAGCAAGTTGCCGTCGGCGTCCAACTGAAAGCCTTGCGGGCAATTCATAAACGAGTTCGTCGTCACTACAAACCAGGCCGACATCGTTCCGGCCAGCGCGATCGGCAGCCCGCACAGCCAATGATGAAACGGCGACAACCGATTCCAGCCGTACAGATAGATGCCGACAAAGATTCCTTCGGTAAAGAAGGCGAACCCTTCGAGCGTAAACGGTAAACCGACAACTGGGCCAAACTTCCCCATAAACTCGGGCCAGAGCAGACCAAGTTCAAAGGAAAGCACCGTGCCCGAAACGGCGCCGACGGCGAACAGCACCGCAAAACCTTTGCTCCAGCGTTTGGCGATCGTGCGCCACACCGGATCGCCGGTTCGCAGCGAGAGCCATTCGGCCAGCACAATCAGAATCGGCAACCCCATGCCGATGCAGGCAAAGATAATATGAAAGCCGAGCGTAAAAGCCATTTGCAGGCGTGCCGGCAGTAGATTCGCGCTGTCTGCTAATAGCATCATCAAGTGGCCCACGGTCAAATGTTGGCGCCATGTTTTTGCGGCGTCTTCGTCGCTAGAGCATGTCTTCTAAGAGTGTTAGTTTCGCCGGAATTACTGAGCGGAGCAATGCGACAATTTGCCGCACGAAACGAACCGTCACAGATATTTTGCAATCGCTCCGCCGCGAGCAGCCAACGCATCCACTCTTGCCGAAACGGCCCGATCTTCCTCCAGCGGCGGCGCATTCCAAGGTTTCAGCCGCGCGTCAATCACCAGCGAACCGCGACACCCCCAATGCTTCTCTTGGGTAAACGACTCAATTCCATACGCGTCTGCGGCGGGGTTGCTGCGCGTGAACAAGGTCCAGACAAAATTGTTCAGCGACGCCGCGGCAAAGGAACTGTCGTCGGCAATCACGATCAGCGGAAACTGATTGATCGGCGCGCTGGCGTCAAATGCCGCGCAAAAACGCTCCATCTCATTCGCCCCTTGAAACGCCGGACCTTGCACGACCATCACGCCCGGCAGCGCTGCTTGCGGCGTATGGAAACCTTCTGGCAACGACAGGCTCTCCGGCAACTGGGTCAGCAATTCTCGAATCGGTCGCCCCACCGCGGCCATCACCAACTTCGACCCATGATTCAATTGCCCGCTCGAG
The nucleotide sequence above comes from Blastopirellula sp. J2-11. Encoded proteins:
- a CDS encoding SDR family NAD(P)-dependent oxidoreductase, which gives rise to MTDPQEKLIALFGNPQPVAVVTGSGADRVGKTVALYLADHGYRIALHANSSLDEAEETAAMLRERDIEAKAFVADLADEAAVHAMFDSIHFYFGRIDVLVNTAAIWSPVRFDKVTAADLRQQLDVNTVGTFLCCQAAGRRMIDQPKGGAIINIGDWSMVRPYPDYANYFPSKGAIPTMTRSLAVELAARNPGIRVNAILPGQVMQPPDASKEKIARDIARTLVKRKGEPEFLAHAALFLVENPFVTGVCLPVDGGRTIFAGNEFGASS
- a CDS encoding LOG family protein — encoded protein: MVDNKIGDNLSMILKSPTYKMAELDTDFLQSEELRAVRMELEYLKPELAFKRMNIRSTVIVFGGTQIVETHIAQDRLDKAKSALAAAPTDQRRMRDLARAERVVAKSHYYEEARQFAKICSTNCHVDGQCDYVIVTGGGPGVMEAANRGAFEAEAPTIGLNITLPDEQHPNPYVTPELCFLFHYFAMRKMHFLVRAKALIVFPGGFGTLDELFDALTLRQTHRMQEIPIILYGSDYWKQVVNFQFLADEGVIRDEHLDLVSFADSPAQAWDIIADYHGHPVKDI
- a CDS encoding MBL fold metallo-hydrolase RNA specificity domain-containing protein; protein product: MARITFYGAAGTVTGSKYLVEAGKAKVLVDCGLFQGLKKLRELNWKKLPFDAGSVNSVVLTHAHIDHIGFLPRFVRDGFRNKVICTPATKELAKLLLLDSAKNQKRDADYLNRKKLSKHTPALPLYNAEDARRAIKRLKAVPRGEWRELLDPVWVRFHDAGHLLGSNMIEMEIRDRDPPLRILFSGDVGRYDAPLYFDPSPPTPCDYLICESTYGDRDHPEEDVLDILADRVNKAFQRGGVMLFAAFAVGRSQQLIYLLQVLMHAGRIPRIPIFLDSPMAVDATKIFRTFSADHDLSEGQLSPPSSVLDGPNVELVRDHERSKQLNRITGPAVIISSSGMMTGGRILFHLKRRLPDPKNTVLLGGYMAAGTRGRDMQEGRSFVRIHGQDIPVRAAIDSVSGLSGHAGRSELLRWLKDLPKPQKTFITHGEPDSAASFAAALRDQYQFDTIIPQLGDSFELGE
- a CDS encoding cytochrome d ubiquinol oxidase subunit II, translated to MSPELIVGIVLGAATTLYLLLGGADFGAGIWEINTAFQSNEKESKLLYHAIGPVWEANHIWLIFVLVVLFAAFPLAFQALCSAFIVPAFLVLVGIVFRGAGYVFRAYSIDSGRQQQFWRTLFAGASAAAPFFLGAIAGTLASGDSKINAAGVYEGNYLTDWITPMALFTAFFTVGLCCYLAAVFLTREAEKSGEVELTLVWRQRALATGIWMGVLAAVGLVFVSLEAPELAHGFATRAWPLVALSAVCGTGSLLLLLWRKYTPAAACTMLAAANIIWGWGIAQYPVIAPPFLTLADSKAPDSVLWAMIGAVAAGAVILGPSLALLFYLFKLTPSDSADY
- a CDS encoding cytochrome ubiquinol oxidase subunit I, whose translation is MMLLADSANLLPARLQMAFTLGFHIIFACIGMGLPILIVLAEWLSLRTGDPVWRTIAKRWSKGFAVLFAVGAVSGTVLSFELGLLWPEFMGKFGPVVGLPFTLEGFAFFTEGIFVGIYLYGWNRLSPFHHWLCGLPIALAGTMSAWFVVTTNSFMNCPQGFQLDADGNLLDVQPWTAMLNPATGAQTTHMIVAAYMVTGFLAASFYAWEILRGRNGLYQRRALTLGVLLGGFFALVQGPVGHWAGHVVAVTQPIKLAAMEGQWETETYAPLRIGGIPDPETKTTPYAIEIPGMLSVLAYENPAAEVKGLNAFPEDLHPPVPIVHMAFQIMVGIGTLLIFVGLWSGYLLKWGKSAWNERRWWLLTLLACGPLTVLAMEAGWTVTEVGRQPWIVHGFLRTKDAVTHAPGVWVIFAVTMSIYLVLTIGCISVLRILAKQPMPEDADVA